The proteins below come from a single Terriglobales bacterium genomic window:
- a CDS encoding methylmalonyl-CoA mutase family protein: MSDQKKPRNEAAQVSESPIQDVFEGRHPAESEKRWAEQTLGPALEKAPERPIGAATGVNRDEHGHARFTTISGEPVRRLYTQADLPADWSYEKYLGYPGQPPYTRGIHASGYRGRLWTMRQFAGFASPEETNLRYLDLLAHGAGGLSVAFDLPTLMGYDSDHAASEGEVGKCGVAIDSLEDMEILFRGIELEKITTSMTINSPASVLWAMYLAVAEEQGADWKKISGTVQNDILKEYIAQKEYIYPPAPSMRLVVDTFEFGSLYTPRFNTISISGYHIREAGSTALQELAFTLYDGVEYVEWARRRGLDVDEFGPRLSFFFNAHNDFFEEIAKYRAARKIWYETMRDRFGAKNARTRLLRFHTQTAGVSLTAQQPMNNIARVAIQALAAVLGGTQSLHTDSYDEALALPTAEAARIALRTQQIIAYESGVANTVDPLGGSYFLENLTLKMEQGAFDYFSKLDAMGGMVRAIELGYPQKEIAEASYQFQRAVEAKEKIIVGANEFEVEEEAPETLYIDESVAEAQSKKLKALRARRSNDEVRRRLDALKKAASQEPVITRPGQISSANTMPYIVDAVRAYATVGEVCEALRDVFGTYEESSIT, translated from the coding sequence ATGTCAGACCAGAAGAAGCCGCGCAACGAAGCCGCGCAAGTCAGCGAGTCGCCGATCCAGGACGTGTTTGAAGGGCGGCATCCCGCCGAGTCGGAGAAGAGGTGGGCTGAGCAGACGCTCGGGCCGGCGCTGGAAAAGGCTCCGGAGCGTCCCATCGGCGCGGCGACGGGGGTGAACCGCGACGAGCACGGGCACGCGCGCTTCACCACCATTTCCGGCGAACCGGTGCGGCGGCTGTACACGCAGGCCGACCTGCCCGCGGACTGGTCGTACGAGAAGTATCTCGGCTATCCGGGGCAGCCGCCGTACACGCGCGGCATTCACGCCTCGGGGTATCGCGGCAGGCTGTGGACGATGCGGCAGTTCGCCGGGTTCGCGTCGCCGGAGGAAACCAACCTGCGCTATCTCGACCTGCTGGCGCACGGCGCCGGCGGGCTCTCGGTGGCGTTCGACCTGCCCACGCTGATGGGCTACGACTCGGACCACGCGGCCAGCGAGGGCGAGGTCGGCAAGTGCGGCGTGGCGATTGATTCGCTGGAGGACATGGAGATTCTTTTCCGCGGCATCGAGCTGGAGAAGATCACCACCTCGATGACCATCAATTCGCCGGCGTCGGTGCTGTGGGCGATGTACCTGGCGGTGGCGGAAGAACAGGGCGCGGACTGGAAGAAGATTTCCGGCACCGTCCAGAACGATATTCTTAAAGAATACATCGCGCAGAAGGAGTATATCTATCCGCCGGCGCCCTCGATGCGGCTGGTGGTGGACACGTTCGAGTTCGGGTCGTTGTACACGCCGCGCTTCAACACGATATCCATCAGCGGCTACCACATCCGCGAGGCGGGCTCGACGGCGCTGCAGGAGCTGGCGTTCACGCTCTACGACGGCGTGGAATACGTCGAATGGGCGCGGCGGCGCGGGCTCGACGTGGATGAGTTCGGTCCGCGGCTGAGCTTCTTTTTCAACGCGCACAACGACTTCTTCGAAGAGATCGCCAAGTACCGCGCGGCGCGCAAGATCTGGTACGAGACGATGCGCGACCGCTTCGGCGCGAAAAACGCGCGCACGCGCCTGCTGCGCTTCCACACGCAGACGGCGGGCGTCTCGCTGACGGCGCAGCAGCCGATGAACAACATTGCCCGCGTGGCCATCCAGGCGCTGGCGGCGGTGCTGGGCGGAACGCAGTCGCTGCACACCGATTCTTACGACGAAGCGCTGGCGCTGCCGACGGCGGAAGCCGCGCGCATCGCCCTGCGCACGCAGCAGATCATTGCGTACGAATCCGGCGTGGCGAACACGGTGGACCCGCTCGGCGGGTCGTATTTCCTGGAGAACCTCACGTTGAAGATGGAGCAGGGCGCGTTCGATTATTTCAGCAAGCTGGACGCGATGGGCGGCATGGTGCGGGCGATCGAGCTGGGATATCCGCAGAAGGAGATCGCCGAGGCGAGCTATCAGTTCCAGCGCGCGGTGGAGGCGAAAGAGAAGATCATTGTCGGCGCGAACGAGTTCGAGGTCGAGGAAGAGGCGCCCGAGACGCTCTACATTGACGAGTCGGTGGCCGAGGCGCAATCCAAGAAGTTAAAAGCCCTGCGCGCGCGGCGGTCGAATGACGAAGTCCGGCGGCGGCTGGACGCGCTGAAGAAAGCGGCGTCGCAGGAGCCGGTGATCACGCGGCCGGGCCAGATTTCCAGCGCGAACACGATGCCCTACATCGTGGATGCGGTCCGCGCCTACGCCACGGTGGGCGAAGTGTGCGAGGCGCTGCGCGACGTCTTCGGGACCTACGAGGAGAGCAGCATTACGTAG
- a CDS encoding alpha/beta hydrolase has protein sequence MPKLKLVAGVVLASLAYGPHSSFAGAQSLTESQRAAVWLSGVRVNANVTYSTQSNVDLKLDVYRPRLAPGQAGPGGPYPVVVEIHGGGWIAGTKEGSIMTLMPWLERGWAAVNVEYRLGRVAPAPAAVEDSRCALRWVARNAKNYGFDPSRIVVTGGSAGGHLALTTGMLRAADGLDYECAGNKFDTWAGPQPEPEPKVAAIVNWFGIADVPAMLAGDETRGYAVEWLGSAGGDPVARAITAKRVSPMSYVRAGTAPIITIHGDNDTLVPYAQSVRLHQALTKAGVPNKLVTIPGGGHGGFTVDQDITAYTAIFDFLAAQKLLEAGRP, from the coding sequence ATGCCAAAGCTCAAACTGGTCGCCGGCGTCGTCCTCGCCTCGCTCGCCTACGGGCCTCATTCCTCATTCGCTGGCGCTCAATCGCTCACCGAATCCCAGCGCGCCGCCGTCTGGCTCAGCGGAGTGCGCGTCAACGCCAACGTCACCTACAGCACGCAGAGCAACGTCGACCTCAAGCTCGACGTCTATCGCCCGCGCCTCGCTCCGGGACAAGCCGGGCCCGGCGGTCCGTATCCGGTGGTCGTCGAGATCCACGGCGGCGGATGGATCGCCGGCACGAAAGAAGGCTCCATCATGACGCTCATGCCGTGGCTCGAGCGTGGATGGGCCGCCGTCAACGTCGAGTACCGCCTGGGCCGCGTCGCTCCCGCGCCCGCCGCCGTCGAAGACTCGCGCTGCGCCCTGCGCTGGGTGGCGCGCAACGCCAAAAACTACGGCTTCGATCCCTCCCGCATCGTCGTCACCGGCGGCTCGGCCGGCGGACACCTGGCGCTCACCACCGGCATGCTGCGCGCCGCCGACGGCCTCGATTACGAGTGTGCCGGCAACAAGTTTGACACCTGGGCCGGCCCCCAGCCCGAGCCCGAGCCGAAGGTCGCCGCCATCGTGAACTGGTTCGGCATCGCCGACGTTCCCGCCATGCTCGCCGGCGACGAAACGCGCGGCTACGCCGTCGAATGGCTGGGCAGCGCCGGCGGCGACCCGGTCGCGCGCGCCATCACCGCCAAGCGCGTCTCGCCCATGTCGTACGTCCGCGCCGGCACCGCGCCCATCATCACCATCCACGGCGACAACGACACCCTCGTGCCCTACGCCCAGTCCGTCCGCCTGCACCAGGCGCTCACCAAGGCCGGCGTTCCCAACAAGCTGGTCACCATCCCCGGCGGCGGACACGGCGGCTTCACCGTCGACCAGGACATCACGGCCTACACCGCCATCTTCGACTTCCTCGCCGCGCAGAAGCTGCTGGAGGCGGGGAGGCCGTAG
- a CDS encoding amidohydrolase family protein translates to MRALRLFFLRVSVLCLFAFAAAALAQQAPPKRIVIAASNVLDGKGRVLRDTRIVVEGSKIVALDPKAAPIDYDLRSAVFGDLRTQSRGNGDGNTKDRGNANASPTQAKAQFKWPTVTVLPGWIDAHVHITWSFGADGKNAGAGQTTPEAAYRSAENAWRTLMAGFTTVQSIGSPTDIPLRDAIARGTLPGPRILTAAEPLVGRGEQTGTPDEIRAFIRKQKDAGADVIKIFASQSIRQGGGMTLSQEQLAAACDEAKKLGLRTLVHAYKGAVRAATLAGCTQIEHGIMATDDDLKLMAERGTVLDPQCGLVLENYLANKQRYLGTQGYTEEGFTAMEKLPPQLHDLFHRALATPGLKVVFGTDAVAGAHGRNAEELVDRVHDCGVPPVQALVSANSLAAEAMGLGNEIGTIAPGMEADIIAVAGDPVKDITAVRRVVFVMKGGVVYKNEAAK, encoded by the coding sequence ATGCGTGCACTACGCCTCTTTTTCTTGCGCGTCAGCGTCCTTTGCCTCTTCGCCTTCGCGGCCGCCGCGCTTGCCCAGCAAGCGCCGCCCAAGCGCATCGTCATCGCCGCCTCCAACGTCCTCGACGGCAAAGGACGCGTGCTGCGCGACACGCGCATCGTCGTCGAGGGCTCGAAGATCGTCGCGCTCGATCCCAAGGCTGCGCCCATTGACTACGACCTCCGCTCCGCCGTGTTCGGCGACCTGCGCACTCAGTCGCGAGGGAATGGCGACGGCAACACGAAAGACCGCGGCAACGCGAACGCTTCCCCCACTCAAGCCAAGGCGCAGTTCAAGTGGCCCACCGTGACGGTCCTCCCCGGCTGGATTGACGCGCACGTGCACATCACGTGGAGCTTCGGCGCCGACGGCAAGAATGCCGGCGCGGGCCAGACCACGCCCGAGGCGGCGTATCGCTCGGCGGAAAACGCCTGGCGCACGCTGATGGCTGGCTTCACCACGGTGCAGAGCATCGGCTCGCCCACCGACATCCCGCTGCGCGACGCCATCGCGCGCGGCACGCTGCCCGGCCCGCGCATCCTGACCGCGGCCGAGCCGCTGGTGGGACGCGGCGAGCAGACGGGCACGCCCGATGAAATCCGGGCGTTCATTCGCAAACAAAAAGACGCGGGCGCCGACGTGATCAAGATCTTCGCCTCGCAGAGCATCCGCCAGGGCGGCGGCATGACGCTCTCGCAGGAGCAGCTTGCCGCCGCCTGCGACGAAGCCAAGAAGCTCGGCCTGCGCACGCTGGTGCACGCCTACAAAGGCGCGGTGCGCGCGGCCACGCTCGCCGGATGCACCCAGATCGAGCACGGCATCATGGCCACCGACGACGACCTGAAGCTCATGGCCGAGCGCGGCACGGTGCTTGATCCGCAGTGCGGCCTGGTGCTGGAAAACTATCTCGCCAACAAGCAGCGCTACCTGGGCACGCAGGGCTACACCGAAGAGGGCTTCACGGCGATGGAGAAGCTGCCGCCGCAGCTGCACGACCTGTTTCATCGCGCGCTGGCCACGCCCGGACTCAAAGTCGTGTTTGGCACCGACGCCGTCGCCGGCGCGCACGGCCGCAACGCCGAAGAGCTGGTGGACCGTGTGCACGACTGCGGCGTGCCGCCGGTGCAGGCGCTGGTCTCGGCCAACTCGCTCGCCGCCGAAGCCATGGGGCTCGGCAACGAGATCGGCACCATCGCGCCCGGCATGGAGGCCGATATCATCGCCGTCGCCGGCGATCCGGTGAAGGACATCACGGCGGTCCGCCGCGTGGTGTTCGTGATGAAGGGCGGCGTGGTCTACAAGAACGAAGCGGCGAAGTAG
- a CDS encoding di-heme oxidoredictase family protein, producing MPHRKALAVAFSVLSLGAISLLVSQNVTQVQAPTGFTTPTGCPTGNLPAGVGPCESSGLAESPNMTFAQAQEVFEETEGIPDGLGPLFNDTSCASCHQSPVTGGASQVSEFRAGHRDLAGNFVGATVLLDNGAATLANRSLINDRAICPQAQGRITLRETLTTFRMSLPVLGDGFVEAIDDSTLAAIAAQQRAATGGRIAGQLIRVPVLEAGNALRAGRFGWKNQHASLLSFAADAYLNEMGVTTRLAPVDTTTVCKTTSDPESVEDATGVGDLDRFAFFMRATKAPPRDAVAAATPDAQAGERLFANIGCAMCHVASITTAPAGTVVNGGKFTIPAALGGKTIHPYSDFLLHNVGTGDGIVQNGPPETANKFRTPPLWGLRTRIRLMHDGESLTRHDAIVRHAGEATGVINNYRGLSVAQKNALIAFLNSL from the coding sequence ATGCCACACCGCAAGGCCCTCGCCGTCGCGTTTTCCGTTCTCTCGCTTGGCGCGATTTCCCTGCTGGTCAGCCAGAACGTGACGCAGGTGCAGGCGCCCACCGGATTCACCACTCCCACCGGATGTCCCACGGGCAATCTTCCCGCCGGCGTCGGACCGTGCGAGAGCAGCGGCCTGGCTGAAAGTCCGAACATGACCTTCGCGCAGGCGCAGGAGGTTTTTGAAGAAACCGAGGGCATCCCCGACGGCCTGGGGCCGTTGTTCAACGACACGTCGTGCGCCAGCTGCCATCAGTCGCCGGTGACCGGCGGCGCCAGCCAGGTGAGCGAATTTCGCGCCGGACATCGCGACCTGGCCGGCAACTTCGTGGGCGCCACCGTGCTGCTCGACAACGGCGCCGCCACGCTCGCCAACCGGTCGCTGATCAACGACCGTGCCATCTGTCCGCAGGCGCAAGGCAGGATCACGCTGCGGGAAACGCTCACCACGTTCCGCATGTCGCTGCCGGTCCTGGGCGACGGCTTTGTGGAGGCGATTGACGACTCGACGCTGGCCGCCATCGCCGCCCAGCAGCGCGCCGCGACCGGAGGGCGCATTGCCGGGCAGCTCATCCGCGTGCCGGTGCTTGAAGCCGGCAACGCGCTGCGCGCGGGACGCTTCGGCTGGAAGAACCAGCATGCCTCATTGCTATCCTTCGCCGCGGATGCTTATCTGAATGAAATGGGCGTGACCACGCGCCTGGCTCCTGTGGACACCACCACTGTCTGCAAGACGACCTCCGATCCTGAGTCGGTGGAGGACGCGACCGGCGTGGGCGACCTGGATCGCTTCGCCTTCTTCATGCGCGCGACGAAGGCCCCGCCGCGCGACGCCGTGGCCGCGGCCACGCCCGACGCCCAGGCCGGCGAGCGACTGTTCGCCAACATCGGCTGCGCCATGTGCCACGTGGCCAGCATCACAACCGCGCCCGCCGGCACGGTCGTGAACGGTGGAAAGTTCACCATTCCCGCCGCGCTCGGCGGCAAGACGATCCATCCCTACAGCGACTTCCTGCTGCACAACGTCGGCACCGGCGACGGCATTGTGCAGAACGGCCCGCCGGAAACGGCGAACAAGTTCCGCACGCCGCCGCTGTGGGGCCTGCGTACGCGCATCCGCCTGATGCACGACGGAGAATCGCTCACCCGCCACGACGCCATCGTGCGCCACGCCGGCGAAGCCACCGGCGTGATCAACAATTACCGCGGGTTGAGCGTCGCGCAGAAAAACGCGCTGATCGCGTTTTTGAACTCGCTGTAG
- a CDS encoding glycosyltransferase family 2 protein yields MTLSVVIITYNEEANLPRTLASVAPLVRELGGEIIVVDSHSTDRTRAIAESFGAKVFEEDWKGFAAQKNSALAKASGDYVLSLDADEEVSPELTAEIRGALNQKPQVAYRIRRRNLFMGRWIRRGGFYPDPKLRLFARGSGEFPDRLVHEDFKLRPPYRPSGWELGDLIHHAYPTLKVYLEHMRRYADLGATMISHKPRWWLWLNRWLNPPLTFFYNYVVRLGFLDGREGFLLHRHHARYVGWKYAKALELARKSR; encoded by the coding sequence GTGACGCTCTCGGTCGTCATCATCACTTACAACGAAGAGGCGAACCTGCCACGGACGCTGGCCAGCGTGGCGCCCCTGGTGCGCGAGCTGGGCGGCGAGATCATCGTGGTGGATTCGCATTCGACCGACCGGACGCGCGCGATCGCTGAGAGTTTTGGCGCGAAGGTGTTTGAAGAAGACTGGAAGGGATTCGCGGCGCAGAAGAATTCGGCGCTGGCGAAAGCGAGCGGAGATTACGTTCTTTCGCTCGACGCCGACGAAGAAGTAAGCCCCGAACTGACGGCGGAAATCCGCGGCGCCCTCAACCAGAAGCCCCAGGTCGCGTATCGCATCCGGCGCAGGAATCTTTTTATGGGCCGCTGGATTCGGCGCGGCGGATTTTATCCCGATCCCAAGCTTCGCCTGTTCGCGCGCGGCAGCGGAGAGTTTCCCGACCGCCTGGTCCACGAAGATTTCAAGCTTCGCCCGCCTTACAGACCCAGTGGGTGGGAATTGGGCGACCTGATCCACCACGCCTACCCCACGCTCAAGGTTTACCTGGAGCACATGCGGCGCTACGCCGACCTGGGCGCGACGATGATCAGCCACAAACCGCGCTGGTGGCTGTGGCTGAACCGCTGGCTGAATCCGCCGCTCACGTTTTTCTACAATTACGTTGTGCGGCTCGGATTTCTGGATGGGCGCGAAGGATTTCTGCTGCATCGCCATCACGCGCGTTATGTCGGTTGGAAGTACGCCAAGGCGCTGGAGCTGGCGCGCAAGTCCCGATAA
- a CDS encoding TolC family protein, with the protein MRVSGPSSYLARVLVAVLVLGLFPDAGVAQTATTDYSKPANLFASYSGRDVPEPNFANSTRLEQLVKDGKLRLSLNDAIAIALENNLDLVIARYNLNIADTDVLRVKSGQSVRGVNTGVVANTPGGGTLSVGGGGAGGTSTGGGGAGAGSGGIVLSTVGVGPPIDSFDPQLTSTLSIQHTSAPQANTVVAGVPALLQNTSTVNFGYQQGWATGTLFNLNFNNSRITSNSTRTFLVPQLNSNFIIQLRQHLLQGLSWTSNRRFILLARNNREITDVAFRQQIIFTVTQIENMYWNLVNAYEDVKAKQRAVQLSQELENNNRKQVEIGTLAPIEVINAESQVASAQQNLIVSQTNLELQQVLMRNALSKNQNDPQLASVPIVPTDRMDLPQQEPVTPLQDMINEALQHRPELAIARIDLTTRDITKKAARNALLPTIDLIGNYGGNGLGGVFNPLSGTNPGISNTGWSDAVSNIGSNPSYLVGLSVTIPIRNRAAQADQVRSELEYRQAQVRLQQLQNNIAIDVRNAQYALIQNRARVDAAQKARDFAQQSLVAEQKKFQLGASTTFNVLTALNNLTAAESNLVTAMAAYQQSRVSLDQVTGRTLERLGIDLGDAEQGRVQRMPAVPGVVPRTEPIDAPTPAAPTAQPPKPPSH; encoded by the coding sequence ATGCGCGTTTCTGGTCCCTCCTCTTACCTTGCCCGGGTGCTGGTGGCAGTGCTGGTGCTGGGCTTGTTTCCTGATGCGGGCGTGGCGCAAACGGCCACGACCGACTATTCCAAGCCGGCGAACCTGTTCGCCTCCTACAGCGGCCGCGATGTGCCGGAGCCGAACTTTGCCAACTCCACGCGCCTGGAGCAGCTGGTAAAAGACGGCAAGCTCAGACTGTCGCTGAACGACGCCATCGCGATCGCGCTCGAGAACAACCTCGACCTGGTGATCGCGCGTTACAACCTGAACATCGCGGATACGGACGTGCTGCGCGTCAAGTCGGGGCAGTCAGTGCGCGGCGTCAACACCGGCGTTGTGGCGAACACGCCGGGCGGCGGTACGCTCTCGGTGGGCGGCGGCGGCGCGGGCGGCACCTCGACGGGTGGCGGCGGAGCGGGCGCGGGCTCGGGCGGCATCGTGCTCTCGACGGTGGGCGTGGGGCCGCCGATCGATTCGTTCGATCCGCAGCTCACCTCGACGCTGAGCATCCAGCACACCTCGGCGCCGCAGGCCAACACGGTGGTCGCCGGCGTCCCCGCACTGCTGCAGAACACCTCGACCGTCAATTTCGGCTACCAGCAGGGTTGGGCGACGGGCACGCTGTTCAACCTGAACTTCAACAACTCGCGCATCACCAGCAACAGTACGCGCACCTTCCTGGTGCCGCAGCTGAACTCGAACTTCATCATCCAGCTGCGCCAGCACCTGCTGCAGGGACTGAGCTGGACGTCGAACCGGCGGTTCATCCTCCTGGCGCGCAATAACCGGGAAATCACCGACGTCGCGTTCCGCCAGCAGATCATCTTCACCGTGACCCAGATCGAAAACATGTACTGGAACCTGGTGAACGCCTACGAAGACGTGAAGGCGAAGCAGCGCGCGGTGCAGCTCTCGCAGGAGCTGGAGAACAACAACCGCAAACAGGTGGAGATTGGAACGCTGGCGCCCATCGAGGTGATCAACGCCGAGTCGCAGGTGGCCTCGGCGCAGCAGAACCTGATCGTTTCGCAGACGAACCTGGAGCTGCAGCAGGTGCTGATGAGGAACGCGCTGAGCAAGAACCAGAACGATCCGCAGCTGGCCAGCGTGCCGATTGTCCCGACCGACCGCATGGACCTGCCGCAGCAGGAGCCGGTGACGCCCCTCCAGGACATGATCAACGAGGCGCTGCAGCACCGTCCCGAGCTGGCCATCGCGCGCATTGACCTGACCACGCGCGACATCACCAAGAAGGCGGCACGCAATGCCCTGCTGCCCACCATCGACCTGATCGGCAACTACGGCGGCAACGGGCTGGGGGGCGTGTTCAATCCGCTTTCGGGCACGAACCCGGGCATCAGCAACACGGGATGGAGCGATGCGGTGAGCAACATCGGGAGCAATCCGTCGTACCTCGTCGGGCTGAGCGTGACGATCCCCATCCGGAACCGCGCGGCGCAGGCCGACCAGGTGCGCTCCGAGCTGGAGTATCGCCAGGCGCAGGTGCGCTTGCAGCAACTGCAGAACAACATCGCCATTGACGTGCGCAATGCGCAGTACGCGCTCATCCAGAACCGCGCTCGCGTGGACGCCGCCCAGAAGGCGCGCGACTTCGCGCAGCAGAGCCTGGTGGCCGAACAGAAGAAGTTCCAGCTCGGCGCCAGCACCACGTTCAACGTGCTCACCGCGCTCAACAACCTGACCGCGGCGGAGTCGAACCTGGTGACGGCGATGGCGGCATATCAGCAGTCGCGCGTCTCGCTCGACCAGGTGACCGGGCGCACGCTGGAGCGGCTCGGCATTGATCTGGGCGACGCCGAACAAGGCCGCGTGCAGCGCATGCCCGCCGTGCCCGGCGTGGTGCCGCGCACCGAGCCGATTGACGCGCCGACTCCGGCAGCACCGACCGCGCAGCCGCCCAAACCGCCGAGCCACTAG
- a CDS encoding ABC transporter permease produces MSNPFRGFYAVFAKEFLHMRRDSTAMVFALIMPLVQMTILGAAIDTNVRQVKTVVYDASGVMERAGSTEGSEQSRAFVDRFRNSDTFRVYKYVHSDQDLNAEMVSGRARVGLKIPFDFERRLLRGETAQVLVLVDGSDSSVAGQAVNVSGAIGLDESLQRMLPPNTQVPVEIRPKVMFNPDSRSPNFFLPGLMAVLLLFVTTMLTAFAIVREKERGTLEQLLITPVKPLGLMMGKLLPYFSTGLTEMTVILLFMRFIFQVPIHGDVVLLVLLAMTYIFVNLALGLLISSRANSQVEAMQLAMGIMLPSIFLSGYIFPRDTMPLIFRGVSYLVPATYMLEISRGVILRGAGLLELWRNATVLLGMGAAILMLAAYRFKRIVV; encoded by the coding sequence ATGAGCAATCCCTTTCGCGGCTTTTACGCCGTCTTCGCCAAGGAGTTTCTGCACATGCGGCGCGACTCCACGGCCATGGTCTTCGCGCTCATCATGCCGCTGGTGCAGATGACGATCCTGGGAGCGGCGATTGATACCAACGTTCGCCAAGTGAAGACGGTGGTCTACGACGCGAGCGGCGTGATGGAGCGCGCCGGAAGCACGGAAGGCAGCGAGCAAAGCCGCGCCTTTGTGGACCGCTTCCGCAACTCCGACACGTTTCGCGTGTACAAGTACGTCCACTCAGACCAGGACCTGAACGCGGAGATGGTTTCCGGACGCGCGCGCGTCGGACTGAAGATTCCGTTCGACTTCGAACGCCGGCTGCTGCGCGGCGAGACGGCGCAGGTGCTGGTGTTGGTGGATGGGTCCGATTCCTCGGTGGCTGGCCAGGCGGTGAATGTTTCCGGCGCAATCGGTCTGGATGAGTCCCTGCAACGCATGTTGCCGCCCAATACCCAGGTTCCGGTGGAGATCCGGCCGAAGGTGATGTTCAACCCGGATTCGCGCTCGCCCAATTTCTTTCTGCCGGGGCTCATGGCGGTACTGCTGCTGTTTGTGACCACCATGCTGACGGCGTTCGCGATCGTGCGCGAGAAGGAGCGCGGGACGCTGGAGCAGCTGCTGATCACCCCGGTGAAGCCGCTGGGGTTGATGATGGGGAAGCTCCTTCCCTACTTCTCGACCGGCCTGACGGAGATGACAGTGATTCTGCTGTTCATGCGCTTCATCTTCCAGGTGCCGATCCACGGCGACGTGGTGCTGCTGGTGCTGCTGGCAATGACCTACATCTTCGTGAACCTGGCGCTGGGGCTGCTGATCTCATCGCGCGCCAACTCGCAGGTGGAAGCCATGCAGCTGGCCATGGGCATCATGCTGCCCAGCATCTTTCTTTCAGGCTACATCTTCCCCCGGGACACGATGCCGCTCATCTTCCGCGGCGTGAGCTACCTGGTGCCGGCGACTTACATGCTGGAAATCTCTCGTGGCGTGATTCTGCGCGGCGCGGGGCTGCTGGAACTATGGAGGAATGCCACCGTGCTGCTGGGGATGGGCGCGGCCATCCTGATGCTGGCGGCGTACCGGTTCAAGAGAATTGTCGTGTGA
- a CDS encoding ABC transporter ATP-binding protein translates to MSAAQSSAPPNGHAIIAQGLTRKFGDVVAVNHVSFEVGRGEVFGFLGPNGSGKTTVIKMLTGLLPPTAGTAWVDGVNVVGDPETVRTRIGYMSQKFGLYEDLTVRENLRFYGQVYGLQGGELTRKMEETIERNLLGPYVDRLAGRLSGGWKQRLALGCALLHDPKILYLDEPTAGIDPVARRKLWDLLFDLSGHGITFFVTTHYMDEAERCSHLAYIYFGSIIADGTPETLRRLPEVSPAGTRRYEVATANVTSALRKARTLPFLRSATIFGRSIHALVDEKVPAEEFGAELRRIGVEVEEVRPLLPDLEDVFVELTYRRAEAEGVPA, encoded by the coding sequence ATGAGCGCCGCACAGTCCTCAGCACCGCCGAACGGCCACGCCATCATCGCGCAGGGGCTCACGCGCAAGTTTGGCGACGTGGTGGCCGTCAACCATGTGAGCTTTGAGGTGGGACGCGGCGAGGTGTTCGGCTTCCTCGGTCCGAACGGCAGCGGCAAGACCACCGTCATCAAGATGCTCACCGGGCTGCTTCCTCCGACGGCGGGCACGGCCTGGGTGGACGGCGTGAACGTGGTCGGCGATCCGGAAACCGTGCGCACGCGCATCGGCTATATGAGCCAGAAGTTCGGCTTGTATGAAGACCTGACGGTGCGCGAGAACCTGCGTTTCTACGGTCAGGTGTACGGCCTGCAGGGCGGCGAACTCACGCGGAAAATGGAGGAGACAATCGAGCGAAACCTGCTCGGCCCGTATGTGGACCGGCTCGCCGGGCGCCTGAGCGGCGGATGGAAGCAGCGGTTGGCGCTGGGCTGCGCGCTGCTGCACGATCCCAAGATCCTCTACCTGGACGAGCCGACCGCCGGCATCGATCCGGTGGCGCGGCGCAAGCTGTGGGACCTGCTCTTTGACCTCTCCGGCCATGGGATCACCTTCTTTGTGACTACGCACTACATGGACGAAGCCGAGCGGTGCAGCCACCTGGCCTACATCTACTTCGGGTCGATCATCGCGGACGGCACGCCGGAAACGCTGCGCCGGTTGCCCGAGGTTTCGCCGGCGGGGACGCGGCGTTATGAAGTGGCGACAGCGAACGTGACCTCGGCGCTGCGCAAGGCGCGGACCCTGCCGTTCCTGCGCAGCGCGACCATCTTCGGCCGTTCGATTCACGCGCTGGTGGACGAAAAGGTTCCGGCCGAGGAGTTCGGCGCCGAACTGCGCCGCATCGGTGTCGAAGTGGAGGAGGTTCGGCCGCTGCTGCCCGACCTGGAAGACGTGTTCGTGGAGCTGACGTACCGGCGCGCGGAAGCGGAAGGAGTGCCGGCATGA